The following proteins come from a genomic window of Coffea arabica cultivar ET-39 chromosome 11c, Coffea Arabica ET-39 HiFi, whole genome shotgun sequence:
- the LOC113717284 gene encoding uncharacterized protein isoform X2: protein MGWKEGCGFGKSSLNAEENGERSCRFDEFEVEGSDDDAENDVDGDGVDNFRILDSYTGNRSQKEDLSRRVMDDVEDELRHPLVKEVCRLIERRSEWSPRLERQLRTLLRSLKPLQVCAVLKCQSDERAALQFFYWADRQWRYRHHPIVYYGMLEVLSKTKLCQGAKRILSLMRKRKIERRTEAFGYVMVSFSRAGHLRKAMQILNVMQKAGIEPDLSICNTAIYVLVKGKKMEKALIFLKRMQVVGITPNVVTYNCLIKGYCDMHRLERALQLIAEMPSQGCSPDKVSYCTVMAHLCKEKRVDEANGLMEKMWKDSKLVPDQVTYRTLIYMLSKHGHADDALKFLGEAEEKGFHIDKFGYSAVINSFSQDGRMDKAKELLNEMFAKGCDPDVVTYTAVVNGFCQVGEIDQAKKLLQQMHRHGFKPNTVSYTALLHGLCKNGKSSEAKEMMNMSEEEWWTPNAVTYGVLMHGFRREGKLLEACDVVREMIRKGFLPNPVEINMLIQSLFQAGKTNEAKKFMEDCLHKGCAVNVVNFSTVIHGFCQKDDLGAALSVLDDMYLNNKHPDAITYTTVIDALGRNGRIDEAIELAKKMLHRGLLPTPVTYRAIIHRFCQHGRVDELLKLLEKMLKRQKCKTVYNQVIEKLCSFGNLDQAYKLLGNILRTASNIDARTCNILLESYLKKGDSLSSYKVACQMFKRNLIPDLKLCEKVSKRLLLEGKTDEADKLMLQFVERGCISSDCH, encoded by the coding sequence gttgaGGGTTCGGACGACGATGCGGAAAATGATGTTGATGGTGATGGGGTGGATAATTTTCGGATTTTGGATTCGTATACTGGAAATAGAAGTCAGAAGGAAGATCTTTCGAGGAGAGTTATGGATGATGTGGAAGATGAATTAAGACATCCTCTAGTGAAAGAAGTATGTAGGTTAATTGAACGTAGGTCAGAATGGAGTCCGAGATTAGAGAGGCAGTTGAGGACGTTGTTGAGAAGTTTGAAGCCACTGCAAGTTTGTGCTGTGCTAAAGTGTCAGTCTGATGAACGTGCTGCTTTGCAGTTCTTCTACTGGGCTGATAGGCAATGGCGATATCGGCATCACCCGATTGTTTATTATGGAATGCTGGAAGTTCTTAGTAAGACCAAGTTGTGTCAGGGGGCTAAGAGGATTCTGAGTCTTATGAGGAAGAGGAAGATTGAGAGGCGGACAGAGGCTTTTGGCTATGTTATGGTTTCATTCAGTCGAGCAGGACATTTGAGGAAAGCAATGCAGATATTGAATGTGATGCAGAAAGCAGGGATTGAACCTGATTTGTCTATCTGTAACACTGCAATTTATGTTCTGGTGAAggggaagaaaatggaaaaggctttgatatttttgaaaagaatGCAAGTTGTTGGGATTACACCAAATGTTGTTACatataattgtttaattaaggGTTACTGTGATATGCATCGACTTGAACGAGCATTACAGCTGATTGCTGAAATGCCGTCTCAAGGTTGTTCCCCTGATAAAGTTAGTTACTGTACTGTAATGGCACATCTATGCAAAGAGAAGAGGGTTGATGAAGCAAACGGTTTGATGGAGAAGATGTGGAAGGATAGCAAATTGGTTCCAGATCAAGTAACTTATAGGACCCTTATTTATATGCTTTCCAAGCATGGACATGCAGATGATGCATTGAAATTTCTCGGGGAAGCAGAAGAAAAAGGATTCCATATTGATAAATTTGGATATAGTGCAGTTATTAATTCTTTCTCCCAAGATGGGAGGATGGACAAGGCAAAAGAACTTCTAAATGAAATGTTTGCAAAGGGGTGCGACCCTGATGTGGTGACTTACACTGCTGTTGTGAATGGATTTTGTCAAGTAGGAGAGATTGACCAAGCCAAAAAGTTGCTCCAACAGATGCATAGACATGGTTTTAAGCCGAATACAGTATCATACACAGCGTTGTTACATGGGCTTTGCAAAAATGGAAAGTCATCAGAAGCCAAAGAGATGATGAACATGAGTGAGGAGGAATGGTGGACGCCCAATGCAGTTACATATGGTGTCCTGATGCATGGGTTCCGTAGGGAAGGGAAGTTGTTGGAGGCCTGTGATGTGGTTAGGGAAATGATAAGAAAGGGCTTTTTGCCAAATCCAGTTGAAATTAATATGTTGATTCAGTCTCTTTTCCAAGCAGGCAAAACCAATGAAGCCAAGAAATTCATGGAGGACTGTCTCCACAAAGGATGTGCTGTTAATGTGGTAAATTTTTCTACTGTAATTCATGGATTCTGTCAGAAGGATGATTTGGGTGCTGCTCTCTCAGTCCTTGATGACATGTACCTGAATAACAAACACCCAGATGCAATAACATACACTACTGTAATTGACGCACTGGGAAGGAATGGTAGGATAGATGAGGCAATTGAACTTGCAAAGAAAATGCTTCATAGGGGCCTGCTTCCTACTCCAGTAACATACCGTGCAATCATCCACAGGTTCTGTCAGCATGGTAGGGTGGATGAATTGTTGAAGTTATTAGAGAAAATGCTAAAAAGGCAGAAGTGCAAAACCGTGTATAATCAGGTTATTGAAAAACTTTGTAGCTTTGGAAACCTTGATCAGGCTTATAAGCTCTTGGGGAATATCCTAAGGACTGCTTCAAATATTGATGCCCGTACTTGCAACATCCTTCTGGAGAGTTACTTGAAGAAAGGGGATTCTTTGTCATCTTATAAAGTGGCTTGCCAAATGTTCAAGCGGAATCTTATACCTGATCTCAAGTTATGTGAGAAAGTGAGCAAGAGATTGTTGTTAGAAGGAAAAACAGATGAGGCAGATAAGCTTATGCTACAGTTTGTTGAACGCGGGTGCATTTCATCTGACTGCCATTAG
- the LOC113717285 gene encoding large ribosomal RNA subunit accumulation protein YCED homolog 2, chloroplastic codes for MNTIPNQHFAQANSILLSPRASSKIRASQRRNDFSLITNRSQKAPRALIKISTADGRWQNNWNLDYNLSLQELQLQDLAEDGHTENEVSISLCIHKHTGFGLSVDGRITTSFTRKCSNCSSSFCREVVTNFRVWILPSGRKKNLAEELPEIGGDDPSVIYVKPGCEADLDSLVQDSIRLAASVKETCSEACENSEPKLHHMGVQNAASVDRRWSRLLELKKKAYI; via the exons ATGAACACTATTCCTAACCAACATTTTGCACAAGCCAATTCCATCCTCTTGTCTCCTCGGGCCAGCTCCAAGATTAGAGCTTCTCAAAGGAGAAATGATTTCTCACTG ATAACGAATAGAAGTCAAAAGGCTCCACGGGCATTGATCAAAATATCAACAGCAGATGGGAGATGGCAAAATAATTGGAATCTAGACTACAATTTGTCACTCCAAGAGCTTCAACTTCAGGATTTAGCTGAAGATGGGCATACAGAAAATGAGGTTTCCATCAGCCTTTGCATTCACAAG caCACCGGATTTGGACTCTCAGTGGATGGAAGGATCACAACATCCTTTACCAGGAAATGCAGCAATTGTTCCTCATCATTTTGCAGAGAG GTTGTTACAAACTTCAGAGTCTGGATTCTGCCATCAGGCAGGAAAAAAAACTTAGCTGAAGAACTTCCTGAAATCGGAGGTGACGATCCATCG GTAATTTATGTGAAACCCGGATGTGAAGCAGACCTTGATTCCCTTGTACAAGACTCAATTCGGCTTGCCGCCTCAGTAAAA GAGACTTGTTCGGAGGCCTGCGAAAATAGCGAACCGAAATTGCACC ATATGGGTGTTCAAAATGCTGCTTCTGTTGATAGGAGGTGGTCAAGATTGCTGGAGCTGAAAAAGAAAGCATACATTTAG